CCCATGGGGTTATCTTAGAGAGCATAATTCATATGAGTTCTTCAGGAAATATAATGGATTAATAATAACAGGGCCTACAGGGACTAATGTAAATATTGTTGTAGCAGTAATTATTCACAAACCAGAATCTTCGGGGCAATAAGTATGCCAGGGATCATTTCTTGGGCCTTTACAACCTATAAGCTTCCACGATTCATAAAATAGTTTTTCAGCATCCTTAAAGCTGATATTGCCGGTGATAATCCATCTTACATTAACGGTTTCTATTCCTTCGGGGGTTTTGATCCCTGTTACAACGATTTTTTCTATATTAGCATCTATGTTTTCTCCATGGTTATCAATGTTCTTGTATACTATACAGTACTTGTTATCCGAGACACATATTTCCTCGTCATAGTTGTTGAACGGCCATTTTCTCCTATACACATCTACTGATGCCATCGTTGTTTTTTCATCTACTTTTACGAATAAAACGCGGTAATGGTCTAGAAACCAGTATTCAGATACTTTTTCATAAATACTCTCTTCTTCGGCATTTTTATCCAAGCTTGTTCACCGAGAATTTATGATTATTTATGATATTGGCTTATATAGTATTCCTAGTTCATCTGCTATTCTATACGCTTCTAATATTTCATGCCTATATGGTCTCCTAGCTATCTCGGGGAATTTTTCGGGATGTTTTGCAACTAAGTGTTCAGGCCTATATTGATCCATTATGTTCACTAATGCTTTAGGAGTGTTTTTAGCTATCCATTCAAGAACTTTTCTTGTACAGCACTCTATATGGTTTGGTAGAACAAGATGTCTAATTATCATGTCTCCGTTTCGATAAGCTATCTTTATGTTTCTAGTAATTATTTCCCAGTAGTTTCTAGCTTTAGAATACCTCCATGCACACTGGTTGTTTCCATATTTGAAATCAGGTAACCATATATCTATCAGGTCCTTTATGATCTTCATTGCTTCCAGCGATAAATACATGTTGCTATTCCATAGTTGTGGAACATTAGTATTCAAGTACTTGAAGCTCTCAACTATGAATGGTATATGCGGAGTTGGTTCTCCCCCGACATGGTTAATGTTTCTAGCACCTGTTTTTCTTAAAGTCTCTTGTATTATGGCTAGCTTTCTTGGATCAACTTTTTCTCCCTGTCTAGCATATAATTGGCTTATATCATAGTTTTGACAATAAACGCATCGAAAATTGCATCCTCCATAAAATATTGTTCCACTAGGTACTAGGGGGGCTTCTTCTCCCATATGGTGGAAATAAGAGTGGACTATACAGTCTTTATCCATCATACATATTCCGGGTCTACCGCTTAGTCTGTTTACTCCGCATTTCCACTCGCATAATCTACATTTTTTAAGATGGGATCTGGCTAGTGCTATCTTAACGTCTAGGAAACTATATTTAGGCTTATTTAATTCTTCAAGTTTCAATTGATCATTTCTTATTTCTTTATATATTTTTGAGAATTCCTTTTCCAAACTATCATGTATTTTCCATAATTCCCTCTGATCCTCTATTTCGTATGGGTTAATAGGTGATTCTATATATTTAGCTATGATGAATTTTGCTGGCTTATTATTTGTCATTACTTGGTAATACCAGGAAAGCCTTTCCTTAACTTCTTCGTTATTCCATATCCAGAACGCATCTGGTCTTAGAGTAAATATTTCATATGGTTCTAGTTTTTCCAAGAACACGTTTTTTAACCGCCTCCCTCAACAGGTCTACTCCGAAATACTTCTTCAACGTGATGTAGAGCCTTGTAATGGGGATTCCTACAACGTTATAGTAGTCGCCTACAATTGTTTCTATAAGCAATGCTCCTAGCCCTTGTATTGCGTAACCGCCTGCTTTCATGAGGGGTTCTAAGCTTGAGATATACAGTGTTAATTCTTCGTCGCTGAAATTCCTCATTTTCACTCTGGTTTCCTCAATGAATGATTTATATCTAAGACTATTCTTTTCTATAACGTATGCACCCGTATATACAGAATGCCATTTTCCACGTAGTAGTTTAAGTATATGGTTTGCTTCATCAATTGTTGCAGGCTTACCAATAACCCCTAGTTCGCGAGAGAAGATCACAGTATCCATTCCAATAATTACCGAGTTTTCGGGAGCATATTCTAGAGCATAGCTAGCTTTAGAAAACGCGTTTTCCAATACAGTCTTAGCTGGGTCATTATATATTTTCTCAGTAATTCTTGGAGGAATAACTATAAAATCAGCTCCAAGCCTTCTCAGTAATTCTATTCTTCGCTGACTACTACTAGCTAAAACAAGGATCTCCATTTTGATCACCTATAATTTCTCTTATCCTTGCCAGAAAATAAATTGGTTAAAAGGGTTTATTTTCTATAATTAAACCTTAATTATTTTCTAAATGTTAGGGTTTTGTGGAGAATGCTGTTCCATAACCTATATAGATTATCTTATCCGGATTTAGCGTTTCTATTATTTCGCTTCTATTAGTAGCCACTATTAGAGTTATACCAGCTTTTCTAGCCAATAAACCTACTTTTCTAGCAACTCTTTGCGCTGTTAAGGCGTCGAGGTGGGCGGTGAATTCATCAATCACTAATAAATTAGGTTTTTCTGCTAGCAGGCTTGCAAGTTTTGCTCTTTCCTTCTGGCCTGTTGATAACTCGGTGAATCTTGCTCTATAGAATACTGCATCGCTTAATCCCACCATGTTTAATACTTCTACTGCAGCTACGGGATCACCTATTTTCATAGATACATGTTCTAGTAGTGTTTCCGAGCCAAAACTTGGTTCTAACTCGCCGGGTAATAAAGCTTGTAACCTAGTATTTGGAGGCACCTTAATCGTTCCCTCGGTAGGTTTATACTTGTCTTGTGATTGTAGTTCTTTTCGAACTGCTCCAATTATCATTCTTAGAAAAGTTGTTTTACCAGCACCACTTGCACCAACTACGACAACTATCTCGCCAGGCCCGATCACTATGTTCACATTCCTCAAAACATATTTCTCAACAACTCTCCTCTTAACTCCGAAAGCTAGTAATACATCTCTAAGTTTTGGCGGAAGCCTCTTAACATCAAGTATGCTAGAATATGTTTTTGTCAAGTTTTCTATAATAATAGGGTCACTCATCTTTTCCACAGTACCATATCTAGACCTATATAGTTTCCCACAATGTATCTTAGCATAAGGATCTTTTTCTAGAAATTCTCTTATCCTTTTCTCAGCCTCTAGTGTTAAAGGATACATTAAAACAGGTCTTCCACTCCCAGTGTCCCACATATAATAGAAGCCGGCTTTCTCAAAGAATGGATTATAACGCGCCATCATAGCTATGGTTTCAACAATGTGTTTACGTTTCTTCATTTCAGGTATTCTCCGCTCTCTTATCCATTCAATAGCTGCTTTAACAGATAACACTCCTAACCCGTCTCCTCTATAATCAGGGTGAACAACAACCCTAGCTATCCTTGCAGCCGCAGTATTAGCGATCTTTAATGCTTGCCCACTAACTTCCTCGCCAACAATAGCTCTTGCCAGCCTTCTACCATAGATTGTCTTTAAATATTTATATCTAGAAATAATGTTTCTCCTTTCAGATAGTGCTGTGGGCCAGAATGTTGGGTGAAACCATTTCTTCGGGAAAACTTTTTCTCTAATCATCTTCTCAACTTTGCCATTAGGTAGTCTACGATTCATTAATGGAATAGGTGTATCAACTCTAACATAAGCGACTATTCTAGGCTCATATTCTTTCCTACCTAGAAGCTCTAATACTAAAAACCTACTACTAGGTATGCTTCCCCTTATTTCCTGGAGCTTCATTGGTACTCCATGTTTAGGGCATTTTGGCTGAATATTAGACTCCGTATAGTATCCACATATAGGGCATCTCCAAATAGCGACAATTTCTTCTTTACTAGCATAATGGTGTTGTTCCAGATTAACTATCTCCATATAATCTTCTTCACTTAACGCTTCACGAGCCACAACTTTGTATTCATATACTTTCCTAGTATTTAACGGATCTTTTCTCTCTAAAACATATGTTTTCCTCCAAACAGGCCATACAGGTATTTCTTCGCCTCTATACATCCTATATAACTCGTAGTCGTTTGGTCCAAGAATCCATGTATTACCTACCTTCTTAGGTTCATCCTTCAATACAACCTTTACAATCTCATCTTTACTAAACCATTGAGCAATAACACCGGTTGTCCAAAGAAATACTTCGTGCCCCTTTATCTCCACCGGTAGTATGCCGAACCATTTATATCCTCTCCTACTCATCAACTTGTAAGGATCACGTGTTATTTTAGTAGTTATAGTGTATCCTTTGACGCCTAATTGTTCTACCAACCAGGAATGCACCTCATAATTAATTCTGTGAGTGATCAATAATAATTTTTATTGCCTCACCAATAATCATACAGATCTTATTCACGAAAACACCGGGTTCGATATTAATATTTCCACAACCACCAATCTTTAATTCTTCAATATATCCCTTAAGTAATTCATTATAGCCAGAACATACTTGTTCTTCTCTATAGTTTTCCTTTATTGATTGACCGGTTAGATAACTGTATAATTGTTGCTCGAATAAGCATCCATGACAATATTTTAACCCATACCGAGAAGCAATTCTCCATATATCAATTATAATAAACGGCTTCTTTAACTCATAGAATTTTTTACGAGAAAAAACTTCTAGGAGAGAATAATTTCCTCCATGCCCATTAACAAATATGTATCCAGCTGGAGAAATATTCTTCTCCATGAAATCCACTATGGATTCTAGCATGTCTAAATAAGTTTTGGGATCAATACTGATTGTTCCAGGATATTTAATCCATTCTATAGAATAACCATATTTTAGTGCAGGGTAAACTTGAATATTTACATTCTTCATAGATTTTAAACTGGTAATACATCTGGAAACTATTTTTTCAGCTAAGACGCTATCAGTATCGTATGGGAGATTTTCACCATGGTACTCATAGCTACCAGTAGGTATTATTGATATATATAGGTTCTTAGAAGGAGGAAAACTATTGTGTCCAGGCGATGCCAATTCTTTACACCCGCTATGTTATAACTATGTTAGACATTGTGGGAGGAAAATAATCAATGTTTAGCTATACAATGTACAAGCTCCTTTAAGATCCCTAGTAGTTCTTCCCTACAATAATTATATGTATTACAAATTAATCTATAGATCTTAATAGGTTCTTTTAATTGTCTAATCATACCTGTTAATAACCATGTAAAGGAATCGAGTCTATATAGAGGTATGTTAGCTTTTTCGGACACTATTTTCCAAGCCTCTATAACTATTCCTCTGTTTCTAGGAGTCATCAGCTCCTTTACACATGTAGATATATTGTTCCTGCACCCCATCACTATACAACTAGATATTGCTAGAAACGTATTTCTACGATCCACTGGTATAGGTATTTCTCCGCCTATCTCAGCCTCACATGTTAGGCATAGGTAATAATACATTTTACCAGCGAAAACAACGGTTTTCGCTGTGGGATCGGTTTTTAGGATTTTACTAATCTCATATACTAGTTTATCTAGTTGATTACAGTATTTTAGCGGTGAGTTTACCAGGTTTTTTGCTAAGCTACTATTATAGAATAGCTGTAATCTTTTGATCTTGTGTCTCAGACCCATTTTATTATAGTTTGTATATTTTAAGAACATTACGTGGTTCTCCATAATATCATTTATATCTTTGATTTTTTCTCTCCTATCAATAAACCATTTTGATAATGCAGACCAGTATTCTTCTCCTCGACTAGATAATTGATAACTTATAAGAGCATTTGCAACCAGGATTATAGAGGCTAGTTCTTTTCCATAATGTTTTACCAGTTCAGAAACAGCCAGGTATTGTGGATCATTTTTCTCTAATAAATCTATGAAGTCTCTAACCCTATTTATTAAAGAACCAATAAACTCTGCTCGCTTAACATTTACTTTATACATATTCCTCACTCTTTAAATATGGTGAAGCATAGCATTATAAACCTATAAAAATATCTTAACTGATTAGGTGCTCCACATGAGCAACAATATAGTTATGATAACAATTAATGATAAAGGCTACGTGACCCCGCTGGATAAAGCCTCTAAAATAGCTATTTATGATGCTAGCAAACATGTAGTCATAGAGGAACTAAAGAATCCATACAAGGAGGGTTTCTGGATTCTCGAGGAGGTATTTGATAAATATGATCCAGCAATAATTATAACTGGTGAAATAAGCGAAGAACTTGCATATGATGTTGAGGAGAATGGGGTAAAAGTATATGTTGCTAAGCCACATAAAATACATGATCTAATACGTGACTTATTCCTTTAACAACCTATATGGTGGATGTATCTTTATGAATAGTTCAATAATCACCTTAGTAGTAGATCTGGTGATTGATAAAAAATCTTTGAATAATCTTATCAGTATTCTCGACAATAATTGTAAGAATATTTGTAGCCATAATGTCTCCTCCATGAATTTTAAAGTGTACCTTTGCCAAAACGAGTTTTTCGAGCTATATTATAACGATAAGAACTATTTAGTAAATATAATGTGTAGAAGCGAAGATGAATGCGTTAAAGTACTTAACGAGTACTTGTTTAAAGTAGTGCCTAAAAATAAGGTATTAATACATATGATTCAGCGGGGTA
This is a stretch of genomic DNA from Staphylothermus hellenicus DSM 12710. It encodes these proteins:
- a CDS encoding creatininase family protein, with the protein product MASPGHNSFPPSKNLYISIIPTGSYEYHGENLPYDTDSVLAEKIVSRCITSLKSMKNVNIQVYPALKYGYSIEWIKYPGTISIDPKTYLDMLESIVDFMEKNISPAGYIFVNGHGGNYSLLEVFSRKKFYELKKPFIIIDIWRIASRYGLKYCHGCLFEQQLYSYLTGQSIKENYREEQVCSGYNELLKGYIEELKIGGCGNINIEPGVFVNKICMIIGEAIKIIIDHSQN
- a CDS encoding Maf family protein; its protein translation is MEILVLASSSQRRIELLRRLGADFIVIPPRITEKIYNDPAKTVLENAFSKASYALEYAPENSVIIGMDTVIFSRELGVIGKPATIDEANHILKLLRGKWHSVYTGAYVIEKNSLRYKSFIEETRVKMRNFSDEELTLYISSLEPLMKAGGYAIQGLGALLIETIVGDYYNVVGIPITRLYITLKKYFGVDLLREAVKKRVLGKTRTI
- a CDS encoding radical SAM protein; its protein translation is MFLEKLEPYEIFTLRPDAFWIWNNEEVKERLSWYYQVMTNNKPAKFIIAKYIESPINPYEIEDQRELWKIHDSLEKEFSKIYKEIRNDQLKLEELNKPKYSFLDVKIALARSHLKKCRLCEWKCGVNRLSGRPGICMMDKDCIVHSYFHHMGEEAPLVPSGTIFYGGCNFRCVYCQNYDISQLYARQGEKVDPRKLAIIQETLRKTGARNINHVGGEPTPHIPFIVESFKYLNTNVPQLWNSNMYLSLEAMKIIKDLIDIWLPDFKYGNNQCAWRYSKARNYWEIITRNIKIAYRNGDMIIRHLVLPNHIECCTRKVLEWIAKNTPKALVNIMDQYRPEHLVAKHPEKFPEIARRPYRHEILEAYRIADELGILYKPIS
- a CDS encoding N-glycosylase/DNA lyase; this translates as MYKVNVKRAEFIGSLINRVRDFIDLLEKNDPQYLAVSELVKHYGKELASIILVANALISYQLSSRGEEYWSALSKWFIDRREKIKDINDIMENHVMFLKYTNYNKMGLRHKIKRLQLFYNSSLAKNLVNSPLKYCNQLDKLVYEISKILKTDPTAKTVVFAGKMYYYLCLTCEAEIGGEIPIPVDRRNTFLAISSCIVMGCRNNISTCVKELMTPRNRGIVIEAWKIVSEKANIPLYRLDSFTWLLTGMIRQLKEPIKIYRLICNTYNYCREELLGILKELVHCIAKH
- a CDS encoding NifB/NifX family molybdenum-iron cluster-binding protein, with translation MSNNIVMITINDKGYVTPLDKASKIAIYDASKHVVIEELKNPYKEGFWILEEVFDKYDPAIIITGEISEELAYDVEENGVKVYVAKPHKIHDLIRDLFL
- a CDS encoding GNAT family N-acetyltransferase codes for the protein MSRRGYKWFGILPVEIKGHEVFLWTTGVIAQWFSKDEIVKVVLKDEPKKVGNTWILGPNDYELYRMYRGEEIPVWPVWRKTYVLERKDPLNTRKVYEYKVVAREALSEEDYMEIVNLEQHHYASKEEIVAIWRCPICGYYTESNIQPKCPKHGVPMKLQEIRGSIPSSRFLVLELLGRKEYEPRIVAYVRVDTPIPLMNRRLPNGKVEKMIREKVFPKKWFHPTFWPTALSERRNIISRYKYLKTIYGRRLARAIVGEEVSGQALKIANTAAARIARVVVHPDYRGDGLGVLSVKAAIEWIRERRIPEMKKRKHIVETIAMMARYNPFFEKAGFYYMWDTGSGRPVLMYPLTLEAEKRIREFLEKDPYAKIHCGKLYRSRYGTVEKMSDPIIIENLTKTYSSILDVKRLPPKLRDVLLAFGVKRRVVEKYVLRNVNIVIGPGEIVVVVGASGAGKTTFLRMIIGAVRKELQSQDKYKPTEGTIKVPPNTRLQALLPGELEPSFGSETLLEHVSMKIGDPVAAVEVLNMVGLSDAVFYRARFTELSTGQKERAKLASLLAEKPNLLVIDEFTAHLDALTAQRVARKVGLLARKAGITLIVATNRSEIIETLNPDKIIYIGYGTAFSTKP